One part of the Rutidosis leptorrhynchoides isolate AG116_Rl617_1_P2 chromosome 1, CSIRO_AGI_Rlap_v1, whole genome shotgun sequence genome encodes these proteins:
- the LOC139900157 gene encoding uncharacterized protein, which yields MGLESLLAHPKTSMLWMCPPNHRLLIGGDLNGHIGSDVEGYAGVHGGFGYEARNEEGLSILEFAVAHDLAVVNSFFKKRDAQLATFHSGGHSTQIDYMLIRKGDLRTCGDCKVLTAWTCSSQHRLLVMDLVLQRRTTKSVR from the coding sequence ATGGGGTTGGAATCATTATTGGCCCACCCTAAAACGAGTATGTTGTGGATGTGCCCTCCGAACCACAGATTACTTATTGGTGGAGATCTCAATGGCCATATAGGATCTGATGTTGAGGGATATGCGGGAGTCCACGGGGGTTTCGGGTACGAAGCTAGAAATGAGGAAGGACTCTCTATTCTTGAATTTGCTGTTGCCCACGACTTGGCAGTTGTGAATTCGTTTTTCAAGAAGAGGGATGCTCAGTTAGCAACTTTTCATAGCGGAGGTCATAGTACCCAGATTGACTACATGTTAATTCGCAAAGGGGATCTTAGGACTTGTGGAGACTGTAAGGTCCTGACTGCCTGGACATGCTCCTCCCAGCACAGGCTGTTGGTCATGGATTTGGTTCTCCAGAGACGGACCACCAAGAGTGTGAGATAA
- the LOC139900164 gene encoding uncharacterized protein: MVSNDDADQMWNCLASSIREIAEETLSVALGTSRDHRAVRESWWFSDEVQSKVALKQLRFRELNTGGEGTQTDRIRAVERYKEAKIEAKKAVALAKENAYEDLYKKLDSKEGANDIYKIAKARERRRMDLDNIKFIKNEDGQTLVKEDEIRKRWKEYFSSLFVGGRPERHEDLQDADIEQSHNNIDCERISE, encoded by the coding sequence ATGGTATCCAATGATGACGCGGATCAGATGTGGAATTGTCTGGCGTCCTCCATTAGAGAGATAGCCGAGGAAACCCTAAGTGTGGCTCTAGGTACATCTAGAGACCATAGGGCAGTTAGAGAATCATGGTGGTTCAGTGACGAGGTTCAAAGCAAAGTTGCGCTTAAGCAATTAAGGTTTAGGGAGCTCAACACTGGTGGGGAGGGGACTCAGACGGATAGAATTAGGGCTGTAGAGAGATATAAAGAAGCCAAAATAGAAGCTAAGAAGGCTGTAGCCCTAGCAAAAGAAAATGCATATGAAGATCTGTATAAGAAACTTGACTCCAAAGAGGGAGCTAATGATATTTACAagatagccaaagctagggagcgaagaCGTATGGATCTtgataacatcaagtttatcaaaaATGAAGATGGTCAAACTTTAGTTAAGGAAGACGAAATTAGGAAAAGATGGAAAGAGTATTTCTCATCTCTCTTTGTAGGGGGAAGACCAGAGCGCCACGAGGACTTACAAGACGCTGATATAGAACAATCCCATAACAACATAGATTGTGAGAGGATTAGCGAATAG
- the LOC139900174 gene encoding uncharacterized protein, whose amino-acid sequence MGRNKSVEPDQIPIEAWRCLGDTGVRWLTCLFNKTFRSSKMPMEWRLSETIPIYKNKGDAQCCGNYRGIKLLSHTMKLWEKVIHTRLRRETNVSENQFGFMPKRSSIEAIHIIRNLMEKNVDEQSDGVNICIGDQILHPQISFSYLGSVLHKSGRIDKDVSHRIKVGWVKWRAATGVLCDKKIPLKLKGKLFKVGIRPAMLYGSECWPMTKAQERRMETGLL is encoded by the exons atggggagaaataaATCAGTGGAACCGGATCAGATCCCTATTGAGGCGTGGCGGTGCCTGGGCGACACTGGTGTTAGGTGGCTGACTTGCCTTTTTAACAAGACGTTTCGAAGCTCTaaaatgcctatggaatggagactgaGTGAGACTATTCCCATCTATAAGAATAAGGGGGATGCTCAATGTTGCggtaactatagaggcataaaattacttagtcataccATGAAGCTTTGGGAGAAAGTGATTCATACTAGACTTCGACGCGAAACCAATGTTTCGGAGAATCAATTTGGTTTTATGCCAAAGCGTTCTTCGATAGAGGCAATCCATATTATTAGgaaccttatggagaa GAATGTTGATGAACAAAGTGATGGAGTGAACATCTGTATTggagaccagatcttgcatccaCAAATTTCGTTTAGTTACCTGGGCTCGGTgctccacaaatcggggaggatagatAAAGACGTGTCGCACCGAATTAAGGTAGGGTGggtgaagtggagagcagcgactggagtcttatgcgacaagaagatccccCTTAAGCTGAAAGGGAAATTATTCAAGGTGGgaattagacctgccatgttatacggatcagagtgttggcctATGACGAAAGcacaagagaggaggatggag ACTGGCTTGCTATGA